In the Nocardia asteroides genome, TCATGTAGGCCGTCGCGTCGTCCGGAGTCGCGAAGTTGTCGATCTGCAGCTCCACGAAGTTGCCGTCGGGATCCCGGTAGTACAGCGAGGTGGTCACCCCGTGCTGGATCGGCACCTTGGGCTCGATGCCCTTGGCCTTGAGCGAGTCGTACCGGTCGAGCAGGTCGCCGAGGGTATCGAAGGTGTAGGCGGTGTGGTGCATGCCCGCCGCGCCGGGATTGCGGGGCTCGAGTTGCACGGGTGCGCCGAGCAGGGCGACGCGGTGGTGCTCCTCGTCGAAGGTGATGAAACACAGCCCGTGGCCCTCGTAGACCACGTGGGCGTCCAGCACGGTGCAGTACCAGTCGCGCATTTCTTCGAGGCGGCTGGTCTGCAGTACAACATGCGCGAACTTGGGTGTGGCGGACATGATCGGCTCCTTTGCGTCTCAGGGGCGGCGGCCCACCTCGTTGTGCGCGCCGCCCGGTGCCCGGCACGGCATCGTCGGTGCGCCGGAGCACTGGTGCTATATGTGATAACATCCGCCACCAAGCAGCTTGTGGCGTGCATCACGTAAGCGGTGTCACAATTCCAACCAATTTCCGGCCGGGCCACCACGGGCTGCGAACCAAGAGAATCCGGAATCATTGGTCCGAAGCCCAAACCGTGTCCGATCCCGGCCGGGAATCGACCGAAAGGGACACGAAGTGCCGCACTGGTCCCGCGGGCTGGCGCCGAGCCGCATCGCAGGAGACGAGCCCGAGTGGCTCGGCTCCGAAGCAGACCGAGTCCGGAACGCTCTGGGATCCGGGGCCGTGTTGTGGGCGGTCGAGGTTGGTCAGAACATCACGGCCAGGATCGCGCAGGCGCTGCCCGAACTCGGCGAGGGGCCCTCGGCCCTCGGGGCGGTGCTGCGGGCCACCACCTCCACGACGCTGCAGGCCCTGACATTGGTCGCGAGCATCGGTGAGCAGGACGCGAGCCTGGCCAGCCGCGAGGTCACCGAAATCGCGGGCGAGTTCGCGCGCCGCGGGATGGAGCTCAACGACCTGCTGCGTTCGATCCGGGTGGGGTACGCGGTGCTGGCCGCCGCGCTCCTCGACGGCGCCTCCGAACTGCTCCCGCCAGAGCAGAGCAGCGCCGAACTACGGCGGATCTCGGTGCTGCTGTTCGAGGTGCTCGACGACTTCACCGGGGTCGCCGCGACGGCCTTCGTCGCGGAGCAGAGTTCGTGGGCGGCCGGGGTCTCGGCGGCGCGCCTGGAACTGGCCACCACGATCATCAATGGTGAGCCGGTCGACGCCGCGCGCGCCGCCCAGGTGCTCAGCTACCCCCTGACCGGCCAGCACGTGGCGATGATCGCCTGGGGCGCCCCGCAATCCCGGCACGACCTGCGCAGCGTGGTGGAGCCGGTGCTGCGCCGGTGGGGCACGCTCACCGCGACCCTGGTCATCCCGGTCGGCGTGCAGGCGATCTGGGCGTGGGGCTGCGTCGTCCCGGACCAACTGCGCCCGCTGCATCCCCCGGTGCCGCACCTCGGTGAAGCCTGGGCGGTGGCCGGAGAACTCGACGCGGGCGTGGAAGGATTCCGCCGGAGCCATCTGGAAGCCCGCGCCG is a window encoding:
- a CDS encoding VOC family protein — its product is MSATPKFAHVVLQTSRLEEMRDWYCTVLDAHVVYEGHGLCFITFDEEHHRVALLGAPVQLEPRNPGAAGMHHTAYTFDTLGDLLDRYDSLKAKGIEPKVPIQHGVTTSLYYRDPDGNFVELQIDNFATPDDATAYMNGPEYGDNPVGVSFVPELMRAALTEGTPVAELTTHRWALRTSPDLPDPMAALTS
- a CDS encoding PucR family transcriptional regulator; protein product: MPHWSRGLAPSRIAGDEPEWLGSEADRVRNALGSGAVLWAVEVGQNITARIAQALPELGEGPSALGAVLRATTSTTLQALTLVASIGEQDASLASREVTEIAGEFARRGMELNDLLRSIRVGYAVLAAALLDGASELLPPEQSSAELRRISVLLFEVLDDFTGVAATAFVAEQSSWAAGVSAARLELATTIINGEPVDAARAAQVLSYPLTGQHVAMIAWGAPQSRHDLRSVVEPVLRRWGTLTATLVIPVGVQAIWAWGCVVPDQLRPLHPPVPHLGEAWAVAGELDAGVEGFRRSHLEARAVERLVRMREQPEGAVTAHEDVALEVLLLAEPEAATRFVDRVLGPLGADDPRMADLRSTLRRYLDLDHSLAQVAAAEHISKNTVTYRVQRALSLCGHSGSSTTNLRSALRIHDWLNPPSTDQR